A genome region from Leptonema illini DSM 21528 includes the following:
- a CDS encoding class I SAM-dependent methyltransferase, whose translation MSSRRLYARFFAMIYDPFMHSIERRVLSHHRKELLQGLHGRIVEIGAGSGANLSFYVTSTVNEIIAVEPNRHLWQRAEEKLKHLADALHIRPLHAGIEEPSVSEAIGDESVDAVVCTLVLCTIPHPKQAIEKIYRWLKPGGHLVVLEHIRSHQRNTAFFQDLFTPAWRLAADGCHLNRATDVALRESGLLLKEEAYFKYMLPFYRAVYTKGPTPSKTGP comes from the coding sequence ATGTCTTCGCGCAGGCTCTATGCTCGCTTCTTCGCCATGATCTATGATCCTTTCATGCACAGCATTGAAAGACGCGTTCTATCACATCATCGCAAAGAGCTGTTACAAGGCCTGCACGGGCGTATCGTTGAAATAGGAGCCGGCTCCGGCGCGAATCTCTCGTTCTACGTCACATCTACCGTTAACGAAATCATCGCCGTCGAGCCGAACCGCCATCTGTGGCAGAGAGCAGAAGAGAAACTGAAACACCTGGCCGATGCTCTGCATATACGTCCGCTACATGCGGGCATTGAAGAGCCGTCGGTCAGCGAAGCGATCGGCGACGAAAGCGTCGATGCCGTCGTATGCACGCTTGTCCTCTGTACCATCCCGCATCCGAAGCAGGCCATTGAGAAGATCTACAGATGGCTGAAACCTGGAGGCCACCTTGTCGTGCTCGAACATATCCGCTCACACCAAAGAAACACGGCCTTCTTCCAGGATCTTTTCACGCCGGCCTGGAGGCTGGCCGCAGATGGATGTCATCTGAACCGCGCTACCGATGTAGCCCTTCGCGAATCCGGCCTGCTCTTAAAAGAAGAGGCTTATTTCAAGTATATGCTTCCTTTTTACAGAGCGGTCTACACGAAAGGGCCGACTCCCTCGAAGACCGGCCCCTGA
- a CDS encoding metallophosphoesterase family protein, with amino-acid sequence MGRTLFIGDIHSDFESLEILVRFMLHRVSGISRVVQVGDFGFWPLQASWLWYPKSKLPVPVSFIDGNHEDHVALRRAASNDATKVSEHYDATYIPRGFVGDGFVYCGGATSYDRAYRTEGLDWFPEENITDEEIRRGIRNCEGQKIRIMVAHETIREAFRLIKRPNWIFADQNRERLEELFNAARPEIYIHGHYHFFSEYEYLGCRFICLQNPDHFKHELVQTEELMRVEGYSARVVDAFMHVAQRCCAVADVEEGLISFR; translated from the coding sequence ATGGGACGCACCCTTTTCATCGGCGACATCCATTCGGATTTTGAAAGCCTCGAGATTCTTGTGCGTTTCATGCTGCATCGCGTTTCTGGTATAAGCCGGGTCGTGCAGGTCGGCGATTTCGGATTCTGGCCGTTGCAGGCCTCCTGGCTCTGGTATCCGAAGTCGAAGCTGCCCGTGCCCGTTTCCTTTATCGACGGCAACCACGAAGACCATGTAGCTCTCAGGCGAGCTGCTTCTAATGACGCTACAAAAGTAAGCGAGCATTACGATGCCACGTATATCCCCCGCGGGTTTGTCGGCGATGGCTTCGTTTATTGCGGCGGGGCTACATCCTACGATCGTGCCTACCGCACAGAAGGACTGGACTGGTTCCCCGAAGAAAACATCACCGATGAAGAGATCCGTCGCGGCATTCGGAATTGTGAAGGGCAGAAGATCCGCATCATGGTGGCGCATGAAACGATCCGCGAAGCATTCCGGCTTATAAAGCGGCCGAACTGGATCTTCGCCGATCAGAATCGCGAGCGGCTTGAAGAGCTATTCAATGCTGCTCGACCCGAGATCTATATTCACGGGCACTATCACTTTTTTAGCGAGTATGAATATCTGGGATGCCGATTCATCTGTCTGCAAAACCCCGATCATTTCAAGCATGAGCTCGTCCAGACCGAAGAACTGATGCGCGTTGAGGGGTATTCGGCGCGCGTGGTCGATGCTTTTATGCATGTGGCGCAACGTTGCTGCGCCGTCGCAGATGTTGAAGAAGGTTTGATCAGCTTCAGGTGA
- a CDS encoding cysteine rich repeat-containing protein → MKRINLRSLLPVAVGAILLAGSVLLAQNPAGPQRVKNACAADIQKFCAGIEHGQGRVYQCLKQNEGSLEANCKAQLDRARARMQDGAMVCQDDILKFCADVQRGQGRIYQCLKANEADLTAACKAHVQRGPGQQRPGK, encoded by the coding sequence ATGAAACGTATCAACCTTCGCTCCCTTCTGCCAGTAGCAGTCGGAGCCATTCTTCTCGCCGGATCAGTTCTTCTCGCTCAAAACCCTGCCGGGCCGCAACGCGTCAAAAACGCATGTGCCGCCGACATCCAGAAGTTCTGCGCCGGAATCGAACACGGCCAGGGCCGCGTCTATCAATGCCTGAAACAGAATGAGGGCTCGCTTGAGGCGAACTGCAAGGCACAGCTGGACCGTGCCCGCGCTCGCATGCAGGACGGCGCTATGGTATGCCAGGATGACATCCTGAAATTCTGTGCCGACGTGCAGAGAGGCCAGGGTCGCATCTATCAGTGCCTGAAAGCAAACGAAGCTGATCTGACTGCGGCCTGCAAGGCCCATGTGCAAAGAGGTCCGGGCCAGCAGAGGCCGGGCAAATAA
- a CDS encoding response regulator, translating to MAKNILIVDDSAAQRKVVRLALESKGYQIFEATDGQDALQKLNPDLHLVVCDVNMPVMDGLEFVTQIKANEQYRFLPIIMLTTESQEAMREKGMELGVRAWLNKPFSMEQLLDAVARLML from the coding sequence ATGGCAAAGAATATTCTTATCGTTGATGACTCGGCGGCGCAGCGCAAGGTCGTGCGTCTTGCCCTTGAAAGCAAGGGATATCAGATCTTCGAGGCGACAGACGGACAGGATGCTCTGCAGAAGCTCAATCCCGATCTTCATCTTGTCGTATGCGACGTAAACATGCCGGTCATGGACGGGCTGGAGTTTGTAACGCAGATCAAAGCGAATGAGCAGTATAGATTCCTGCCCATCATCATGCTTACAACGGAATCGCAGGAAGCGATGCGTGAGAAGGGCATGGAGCTCGGCGTGCGCGCCTGGCTGAATAAGCCTTTCAGTATGGAGCAGCTGCTTGATGCCGTCGCGCGCCTGATGCTCTAA
- a CDS encoding STAS domain-containing protein, whose protein sequence is MNDSGDQINPEGNIEERLRIDGEFRIRNAASVRSMLLERSHDAFVLDLGGVTEFDTAGVQILLSLKKEREAKGQSFRCVAMSEPVERLLSFYNLRDVFDAGAGSVSQQSVSGGEDG, encoded by the coding sequence ATGAACGATTCAGGAGATCAGATAAATCCTGAGGGTAATATAGAGGAACGTCTACGAATCGATGGGGAATTCCGAATAAGAAACGCTGCCTCAGTGCGTTCCATGTTGCTTGAGCGATCCCACGATGCATTCGTCCTCGATCTCGGCGGTGTAACGGAGTTTGATACGGCCGGCGTTCAGATATTACTCTCTCTTAAGAAAGAACGTGAGGCGAAGGGGCAGTCGTTTCGCTGCGTCGCGATGTCGGAGCCCGTAGAAAGGCTGCTCTCATTTTATAATCTGCGCGATGTCTTTGATGCCGGAGCCGGGTCGGTTTCACAGCAGAGCGTCTCGGGAGGCGAAGATGGCTGA
- a CDS encoding chemotaxis protein CheA has protein sequence MADPREKQGFEDFAVETREMLESMELNLVRIGRGERDPELLNSLFRSAHTIKGTSGMYDFGAIAEFVHSLENVLDGVRGGRIELTDTLIAAVLRCKDHLLDRMRSYENGRYESDDLLAEGQEAVALLLEAAGEEAPKQQKKQEAVAGERASELWKIHLRCKPNLLANGLDPYPFLRFLTEKGKIEELAVDDSLLPVLTDLDPQSAYLSFDIVYRSTLNHKQIVDAFEFAAHDVELTVEPLIAIGHASGEAVREQKTAKSAPAAKAAAADQKAAKAKTKRSMRVDADKLDLVVDRVGEAVVIASAIHQMALNLKDEYLEELSHRMSRLLTEIRTNSLKLRMVPVETVFARFSRVVYEMGLQLGKPVQLVLHGGETELDKNLIDHLADPLTHMVRNAIDHGIESSPEERERAGKPREATITLSASHRAGEIIIEVSDDGHGINPDAVLRRAVERGLYNEGDPIREDQIYRFIFEPGFSTAKEVTELSGRGVGLDVVRKNVESLRGRIEVESERGKGTMFRIILPLTLANIDGFLLRVGNNQYAIPLDMVNECMEFRAEDFVVGEQNFIRVRGKVIPFINMNELFGEPEEKGSRRNLVIVHAGSLQAGLVVDDLLGRMHSVIKPLGELFEETKGLSGFAVMGDGSVAMILDTGTLLAEVRRLNDRMVEENIERELADVYVD, from the coding sequence ATGGCTGATCCAAGAGAAAAACAGGGGTTTGAAGATTTCGCCGTCGAAACGCGGGAAATGCTTGAGAGCATGGAGCTCAATCTGGTGCGTATCGGTCGGGGAGAGCGCGATCCGGAGCTTCTCAACTCGCTTTTTCGCTCCGCACATACGATCAAGGGCACATCGGGCATGTATGATTTCGGTGCCATCGCCGAATTCGTGCATTCTCTCGAGAATGTGCTCGACGGCGTGCGCGGAGGGCGGATCGAGTTAACCGATACGCTGATCGCCGCCGTGCTGCGATGCAAGGATCATCTTCTTGATCGCATGAGAAGCTACGAAAACGGTCGTTATGAATCAGACGATCTTCTTGCTGAGGGGCAAGAGGCGGTCGCTCTGCTGCTTGAGGCGGCCGGTGAAGAGGCGCCGAAGCAGCAGAAGAAGCAGGAGGCCGTCGCCGGCGAGAGGGCTTCTGAACTATGGAAGATCCATCTGCGCTGCAAGCCGAACTTGCTTGCAAACGGTCTCGATCCGTATCCGTTCTTGCGTTTTCTTACCGAAAAAGGAAAGATAGAAGAGCTTGCCGTCGATGATTCGCTTCTGCCCGTCCTGACCGACCTTGACCCGCAGAGCGCCTATCTGAGCTTTGATATCGTCTATCGCTCTACGTTGAATCACAAGCAGATCGTCGACGCCTTTGAGTTTGCCGCTCACGATGTTGAGTTAACCGTCGAGCCTCTGATCGCAATCGGCCATGCGAGCGGAGAAGCGGTCCGAGAGCAGAAGACGGCGAAGTCCGCTCCGGCAGCGAAGGCCGCTGCAGCGGACCAGAAGGCGGCGAAGGCTAAGACGAAGCGCTCTATGCGTGTTGATGCCGACAAACTCGATCTTGTCGTCGATCGCGTCGGTGAGGCCGTCGTCATCGCCTCGGCTATCCATCAGATGGCCCTCAATCTGAAAGACGAATATCTTGAAGAGCTATCGCACCGCATGTCAAGGCTGCTCACAGAGATACGCACAAACAGCCTGAAGCTGCGTATGGTTCCCGTCGAGACCGTATTCGCTCGCTTCTCGCGCGTCGTCTATGAGATGGGTTTGCAGCTCGGCAAACCGGTGCAGCTTGTGCTTCACGGCGGCGAGACGGAGCTTGATAAAAACCTCATCGATCACCTGGCCGATCCTCTTACGCATATGGTGCGCAATGCCATCGATCACGGCATTGAATCGTCCCCTGAGGAAAGAGAGCGAGCGGGCAAACCGCGCGAGGCGACGATCACTCTGTCGGCCTCGCATCGCGCCGGAGAGATCATCATCGAGGTGTCTGATGACGGACATGGGATCAATCCCGATGCCGTCCTGCGGCGCGCTGTAGAGCGAGGGCTGTATAACGAGGGCGATCCGATTCGTGAGGATCAGATCTACCGTTTCATATTCGAACCTGGCTTCTCCACAGCGAAAGAGGTGACCGAGCTATCGGGCAGAGGCGTGGGTCTTGACGTTGTGCGCAAGAACGTTGAATCGCTGCGCGGAAGGATCGAAGTCGAATCGGAGCGCGGCAAAGGAACGATGTTTCGCATTATTCTACCGCTTACGCTTGCCAATATCGACGGCTTCCTGTTGCGCGTGGGCAACAACCAGTATGCCATACCTCTTGATATGGTGAACGAATGTATGGAGTTTCGGGCGGAGGACTTCGTCGTCGGAGAACAGAACTTCATCCGTGTGCGCGGCAAGGTCATCCCTTTCATCAACATGAACGAGCTTTTCGGCGAACCCGAAGAGAAGGGCAGTCGGCGCAACCTGGTAATCGTGCATGCCGGTAGCCTGCAAGCGGGGCTTGTTGTTGATGACCTTCTTGGGCGCATGCATTCGGTGATCAAGCCGCTGGGCGAGCTTTTCGAAGAAACGAAAGGACTGAGCGGCTTTGCCGTCATGGGCGACGGCTCTGTGGCGATGATCCTCGATACGGGCACGCTGCTTGCCGAGGTACGTCGACTGAACGACCGTATGGTCGAAGAGAACATCGAGCGCGAGCTCGCCGACGTCTATGTAGACTGA
- a CDS encoding chemotaxis protein CheW → MAVLRVNANQYLTFRLGSDEFGIEILKVREILEHREPTRVPRTSRFIAGVINLRGNVIPVVDLARLFQGRAIDITRRTCILILEVPREDEDLVAGILVDTVNEVVAIPPENIDPPPSFGARIRTDFIRGMGRFDDRIVILLNPASMLDFDEIAALAKEIDPEKLKEVALAGARSHEDGGAAEQAE, encoded by the coding sequence ATGGCTGTACTTCGAGTAAACGCGAATCAGTATCTGACCTTCCGTCTCGGTAGCGACGAGTTCGGAATCGAGATTCTAAAAGTGCGTGAGATTCTTGAGCATCGTGAGCCGACGCGCGTGCCGCGCACCTCGCGCTTCATCGCCGGTGTGATCAATTTGCGCGGCAACGTCATTCCCGTCGTCGATCTGGCCCGGCTCTTTCAGGGCCGCGCCATCGATATCACGCGGCGTACCTGCATCCTGATTCTTGAGGTACCTCGCGAAGATGAAGATCTCGTCGCCGGTATTCTCGTCGATACGGTGAACGAGGTCGTCGCCATCCCGCCTGAGAATATCGATCCGCCGCCGAGTTTCGGGGCGCGCATTCGAACGGATTTTATCAGAGGCATGGGTCGCTTTGACGATCGCATCGTTATTCTGCTCAATCCGGCGTCCATGCTGGATTTTGACGAGATAGCGGCGCTTGCGAAAGAGATCGATCCTGAAAAGCTGAAAGAGGTGGCTCTTGCGGGGGCAAGATCGCACGAAGACGGAGGCGCCGCTGAACAGGCCGAATAA
- a CDS encoding CheR family methyltransferase has product MRGQDRTKTEAPLNRPNNIVDAALTAKEFKTLADLVFQYTGIKMDDRKVPLMAGRLARRLRLLRLSSYSEYIDYLTADSSGEEREIFVDLITTHVTHFFREPEHFKFLARHLNSLQRYPLNVWSAAVSTGEEAYSIGLVLQDRLGSSRWQVLGTDISAESVARARTALYPMTGIDQIPEYYRSRFLLKGRDSMEGYFTLSREIRDQVKLDTMNLMDFSSLPGGFRPDIVFLRNVMIYFGQEEKQSVVDRVASVMPEGGILMIGHSESLNGLKTRFKLVQTAVYERIS; this is encoded by the coding sequence TTGCGGGGGCAAGATCGCACGAAGACGGAGGCGCCGCTGAACAGGCCGAATAACATCGTCGATGCTGCGTTGACGGCGAAGGAGTTCAAAACGCTCGCCGATCTCGTATTTCAGTACACGGGCATCAAGATGGATGATCGCAAGGTGCCGCTTATGGCCGGACGCCTTGCGCGACGGTTGCGCCTGTTACGTCTGTCAAGCTACAGCGAATACATCGACTATCTGACCGCCGATTCGTCGGGCGAAGAGCGCGAGATATTCGTAGATTTGATAACGACGCATGTGACTCATTTCTTCCGTGAACCCGAGCATTTCAAGTTCCTGGCCCGGCATCTGAATTCGCTGCAACGCTATCCGCTTAACGTCTGGAGCGCCGCCGTTTCTACGGGCGAAGAGGCCTACAGCATCGGCCTCGTTCTGCAAGACAGACTCGGATCGTCGCGCTGGCAGGTGCTCGGCACCGATATCAGCGCCGAGAGCGTCGCCCGCGCGAGGACGGCGCTTTATCCGATGACGGGAATCGACCAGATACCCGAATACTATCGATCTCGATTCCTCTTAAAGGGGAGGGATTCGATGGAAGGCTACTTCACGCTGAGCCGCGAGATACGGGATCAGGTGAAGCTGGATACGATGAATCTCATGGATTTCTCTTCTCTTCCCGGAGGGTTCCGGCCTGATATCGTCTTTCTGCGTAACGTCATGATCTACTTTGGACAGGAGGAGAAGCAGAGCGTCGTCGATCGTGTCGCCTCTGTGATGCCCGAAGGGGGCATTCTCATGATCGGGCATTCCGAATCGCTGAACGGGTTGAAAACACGATTCAAACTGGTACAGACCGCAGTGTATGAAAGGATCTCTTGA
- a CDS encoding chemotaxis protein CheD — translation MKGSLENRMSEYKPIDPPDSILDVFLHPGEFYWGRENTRIRTLLGSCVSVALWHPVHHTGGMCHFMLPGGKGQRHPKYADSVVEMMLDEISKGTGRPSEYHAKVFGGGHMFSRIDEKFKRAGHVGQANVDAAFTLLNAAGFRIVATDTGGYRYRKLIFDLWSGHVYLQKQEKAPDWVDPDPDRV, via the coding sequence ATGAAAGGATCTCTTGAAAATCGTATGAGCGAATATAAACCGATCGATCCGCCTGATTCGATTCTTGACGTTTTCTTGCATCCAGGAGAGTTTTACTGGGGGCGAGAGAATACGCGCATCCGGACGCTTCTTGGAAGCTGCGTATCGGTAGCGTTATGGCATCCCGTACATCATACAGGAGGCATGTGTCACTTCATGCTGCCCGGGGGAAAAGGCCAGAGGCATCCGAAGTATGCCGATAGCGTCGTCGAGATGATGCTTGATGAGATTTCAAAGGGGACGGGGCGTCCGTCCGAGTATCACGCGAAGGTATTCGGCGGAGGACATATGTTCTCGCGCATCGACGAAAAGTTCAAGCGGGCCGGACATGTGGGGCAGGCTAACGTCGATGCCGCTTTTACCCTGCTGAATGCAGCCGGCTTTCGCATCGTCGCCACCGATACGGGCGGATACCGATACCGCAAGCTCATCTTCGATCTCTGGAGCGGGCACGTTTATTTACAGAAGCAGGAGAAGGCTCCGGACTGGGTCGACCCCGATCCGGACAGAGTATGA
- a CDS encoding protein-glutamate methylesterase/protein-glutamine glutaminase — MMKQFTVLVVDDSAVVRRNLTNILSKDPMVREIMTASDPVFAQQKMAVAWPDVIILDVEMPRMDGISFLKQIMAERPTPVIICSSLTEEGAALTMEAVASGAVDIITKPKLNVGGFLEESADRFLHAVRAASISNVSRLAKRRERPSAPDIVSRGPALAGTTYKLVAIGTSTGGTNALEMILTDLPPLSPPIAIVQHMPERFTAQFAQRLNSLSQIEVKEAVNGEEIRPGLAVIAPGNRHMQVRMSGARFYAEIKDGPPVNHHRPSVDVLFRSVAERVGPNAVGIIMTGMGDDGARGLLDMKKAGAFTLAQDESSCVVFGMPKEAIALGAADRVLPLSAIAAEIVRHGH; from the coding sequence ATGATGAAACAATTCACCGTCCTTGTTGTCGACGACTCCGCTGTCGTGCGCCGGAACCTCACGAACATCCTTTCAAAGGATCCGATGGTGCGCGAGATCATGACGGCATCAGATCCTGTTTTCGCGCAGCAGAAGATGGCGGTGGCCTGGCCCGACGTTATCATCCTTGATGTGGAGATGCCGCGTATGGACGGCATCTCCTTTCTCAAGCAGATCATGGCGGAGCGCCCGACGCCTGTAATCATCTGTTCTTCTTTAACTGAAGAAGGCGCCGCTCTTACGATGGAGGCGGTGGCAAGCGGAGCCGTCGATATCATCACAAAGCCGAAGCTGAACGTAGGCGGTTTTCTTGAAGAGTCGGCCGATCGTTTCTTGCATGCGGTGCGCGCCGCCTCCATCTCGAACGTATCACGTCTGGCGAAGCGCAGGGAGCGGCCTTCTGCGCCCGACATCGTATCGCGCGGACCCGCTCTTGCAGGTACGACCTACAAGCTTGTGGCCATCGGAACGTCCACAGGCGGAACAAATGCCCTTGAGATGATTCTGACGGATCTTCCGCCGCTTTCGCCGCCCATCGCTATCGTGCAGCATATGCCCGAGCGCTTCACGGCGCAGTTCGCGCAGAGACTGAATTCGCTCAGCCAGATCGAGGTAAAAGAAGCGGTGAACGGCGAAGAGATTCGCCCGGGGCTTGCCGTCATCGCTCCGGGGAACCGGCATATGCAGGTGCGTATGAGCGGCGCCCGATTCTATGCCGAGATAAAAGACGGACCTCCTGTTAACCATCATCGGCCGTCCGTGGATGTGCTCTTCCGCTCCGTCGCCGAGAGGGTGGGGCCTAACGCCGTAGGCATCATTATGACGGGCATGGGTGATGACGGCGCCAGAGGCCTGCTTGATATGAAGAAGGCCGGCGCCTTCACGCTTGCCCAGGACGAATCAAGCTGCGTCGTCTTTGGTATGCCTAAAGAGGCCATCGCCCTTGGCGCCGCCGACAGGGTCCTGCCGCTTTCGGCGATCGCCGCCGAGATCGTACGGCACGGACATTGA
- a CDS encoding ArsR/SmtB family transcription factor, with product MPDLLKQLKALADPSRIRIIRALSREPLHVSELLEVLDMGQSRVSRHLRILSDAAVLLWRRDGSRIYYGIHPELRTHSLWSVLGDEAASWNSSLQRILEEDRQRLQGILESRKERSLVHFEDFGARQDEDQREYVDAAYYRSKIIELLPGNAGQVLEPGCGAGALASMLADRASHLILVDQSRTMLDVARERIAAVGSDVKTEYRVGYMEHLPLADEEVDTVILSMALHHSAEPGSVLKEAFRVLRPGGLLVVAELKQHGEENMRRLFEDFWLGFDEGVLLGEIERAGFEGHDVSEGRGNGRLDCLFVSARKPARGRSRILRVRAGESSAV from the coding sequence ATGCCCGATCTGCTGAAACAGCTCAAGGCCCTGGCGGATCCAAGCCGAATTCGCATCATCAGGGCCCTATCGCGCGAGCCGCTGCATGTTAGCGAATTGCTCGAAGTGCTTGATATGGGCCAGAGTCGCGTCTCCAGGCATCTTCGCATCCTTTCCGATGCCGCCGTGCTGCTCTGGCGACGGGATGGATCTCGCATCTACTACGGCATACATCCCGAGCTGCGCACGCATTCTCTCTGGTCGGTGCTCGGCGACGAGGCAGCTTCCTGGAATAGCAGCCTACAGCGTATTCTTGAAGAGGATCGGCAGCGACTCCAGGGTATCCTTGAATCGCGCAAAGAGCGAAGCCTTGTGCACTTCGAAGATTTCGGAGCGCGCCAGGACGAAGATCAGCGCGAATACGTCGATGCCGCTTACTATCGCTCGAAGATTATCGAGCTTCTGCCCGGCAATGCAGGGCAGGTTCTTGAGCCAGGCTGCGGAGCCGGAGCGCTGGCCTCGATGCTTGCCGACCGCGCCTCGCATCTCATTCTCGTCGATCAGAGTCGCACGATGCTTGACGTGGCCCGCGAGCGTATCGCCGCCGTCGGATCGGACGTTAAGACGGAATACCGCGTCGGTTATATGGAACATCTTCCACTTGCCGACGAAGAGGTCGATACGGTGATCCTGTCGATGGCTCTGCATCACAGCGCCGAGCCTGGCAGCGTTTTAAAAGAGGCCTTTCGCGTATTGCGTCCGGGCGGGCTGCTTGTGGTGGCCGAGCTCAAGCAGCACGGAGAGGAGAATATGCGGCGCCTGTTCGAGGATTTCTGGCTGGGCTTTGACGAAGGCGTTCTGCTCGGCGAGATAGAGCGAGCGGGCTTTGAAGGACATGACGTGAGCGAAGGCCGTGGAAACGGTCGTCTCGATTGTCTGTTCGTTTCGGCGCGAAAGCCAGCGCGAGGTCGGAGTCGTATACTCAGGGTGAGAGCGGGAGAAAGCTCCGCCGTATAA
- the ahcY gene encoding adenosylhomocysteinase, whose product MTATLKQDYKVKDISLARWGREEIILAEKEMPGLMSIREEFAGKKPLAGARVAGSLHMTIQTAVLIETLIDLGAEVRWSSCNIFSTQDHAAAAVAETGVPVFAWKGMTEEEYWWCIEQTLHFGDKGPNMILDDGHDLTAYVHDKHPEMLPEIRGISEETTTGVHYLMKRLKEGTLKVSAINVNDSVTKSKFDNLYGCRESLVDGIKRATDIMLAGKVAVVAGYGDVGKGSAQSLRSYGCRVIVTEIDPICALQAAMEGYQVDTMDEWADKADIFVTTTGNRDIITIDHMNRMKDGSIVCNIGHFDVEIQVDALKKFPGIKRTEIKPQVDKFTFPDGRSIVLLAEGRLVNLGCATGHPSFVMSNSFTNQVLAQIELYNNYKNYPLGVYMLPKHLDEKVARLHLEKIGVRLTSLSKDQADYIGVPVEGPYKPEHYRY is encoded by the coding sequence ATGACTGCAACACTGAAGCAGGACTACAAAGTAAAGGATATCTCTCTGGCTCGCTGGGGTCGTGAAGAGATCATCCTTGCAGAAAAAGAGATGCCGGGTCTGATGTCGATTCGCGAAGAATTCGCAGGCAAGAAACCGCTTGCCGGCGCTCGCGTCGCCGGATCGCTGCATATGACGATTCAAACGGCCGTTCTGATCGAAACGTTGATCGATCTCGGCGCCGAAGTGCGCTGGTCGAGCTGCAACATCTTCTCGACACAGGACCATGCCGCCGCTGCCGTCGCCGAAACCGGAGTTCCCGTTTTCGCGTGGAAGGGTATGACCGAAGAAGAATACTGGTGGTGCATCGAGCAGACGCTTCATTTCGGAGACAAAGGCCCGAACATGATCCTGGACGACGGCCATGACCTGACGGCCTACGTGCATGACAAACATCCTGAGATGCTTCCCGAGATTCGCGGCATCTCAGAAGAAACGACCACAGGCGTACATTATCTGATGAAGCGCCTGAAAGAAGGCACGCTGAAGGTTTCGGCGATTAACGTGAACGACTCCGTGACGAAGTCGAAGTTTGACAACCTCTACGGTTGCCGCGAGTCGCTCGTCGACGGCATCAAGCGCGCCACCGACATCATGCTGGCCGGTAAGGTCGCCGTCGTCGCCGGATACGGAGACGTGGGTAAAGGTTCGGCTCAGAGCCTTCGCTCGTATGGCTGCCGCGTCATCGTTACCGAGATTGATCCGATCTGCGCTCTGCAGGCGGCCATGGAAGGCTATCAGGTAGATACGATGGACGAATGGGCCGATAAAGCCGACATCTTCGTGACGACGACGGGTAACCGCGACATCATCACCATCGATCACATGAATCGTATGAAAGACGGTTCGATCGTCTGTAACATCGGTCACTTCGACGTAGAGATCCAGGTCGATGCTCTGAAGAAATTCCCGGGCATCAAGCGCACGGAGATCAAGCCGCAGGTCGACAAGTTCACCTTCCCCGACGGACGCAGCATCGTTCTGCTTGCCGAAGGTCGCCTGGTGAATCTCGGCTGCGCCACGGGTCACCCCTCGTTCGTGATGTCGAATAGCTTCACGAATCAGGTGCTTGCTCAGATCGAGCTGTATAACAACTACAAGAACTATCCTCTTGGAGTGTATATGCTTCCGAAGCACCTGGACGAAAAGGTGGCCCGTCTGCATCTCGAAAAGATCGGCGTTCGTCTCACAAGCCTTTCGAAAGATCAGGCCGACTATATCGGCGTGCCTGTCGAAGGCCCTTACAAGCCCGAGCACTATCGCTATTGA
- a CDS encoding addiction module protein, with product MGAAELFSEIRRLSSSEQLELVSDVWDELVRSDAVPVPDWHVEEIRRRLADDTSEATSGKPWASVKKGILNQ from the coding sequence ATGGGAGCAGCTGAACTTTTTTCTGAGATTCGCAGACTTAGCAGTTCCGAGCAACTTGAACTGGTCTCTGATGTCTGGGATGAGCTTGTGCGGAGCGATGCTGTGCCCGTACCTGACTGGCATGTTGAAGAGATTCGTCGTCGGCTTGCAGACGATACCTCAGAGGCGACATCGGGCAAACCCTGGGCATCCGTCAAAAAGGGGATTCTCAATCAGTGA